The proteins below come from a single Marinobacter bohaiensis genomic window:
- a CDS encoding short-chain fatty acid transporter has product MQAVTNFSVRVVQRYLPSAFVLAILLTAIVFFLGVTLTDSSPMDMANYWGGGFSKLFKFGMQMTLVLLTGYVLALTPVVQTLLSGMTRHASTPRQAMVLTIVVSFVCYYLNWGFGMVTGAILAREMGARIKGLHFPLIVAAAYGGELVRGPSSSIPLVIATPGHFMEDSIGIVPVTETLYSPWNIALTLGLLALLIAFFMMQKQPDRIVELRAGDEQPDDETLDKASMSPSDRLENSRWPTFLLGVLAATFLVGQAIDKGFSINLNTIILIFLALGLLLHRSPAAYLKAAEKAVNAARGIIVQFPLYAGIAGMMTSAGLVTQFSEAIISVATPTSFPILTFLSAGIVNFFIPSGGGQWAIQGPIMMEAAAAIGADPAQTIMAFAWGDGWTNQIQPFWALPLLGVAGLSARDIMGYLLIWLVIAGVAIAGTFVALSVYG; this is encoded by the coding sequence ATGCAAGCTGTGACCAACTTTTCTGTGCGCGTCGTCCAGCGCTATCTGCCCAGCGCGTTCGTGCTGGCGATCCTGCTGACGGCGATCGTTTTCTTCCTCGGTGTTACGCTCACCGACAGTTCCCCAATGGACATGGCCAACTATTGGGGCGGTGGCTTCTCCAAGCTGTTCAAGTTTGGCATGCAGATGACCCTGGTGCTGCTGACCGGCTACGTGCTGGCTCTGACACCGGTCGTGCAGACCTTGCTCTCCGGCATGACACGGCACGCCAGCACGCCCAGGCAGGCGATGGTGCTGACCATCGTGGTGAGCTTCGTCTGCTACTACCTGAACTGGGGCTTCGGCATGGTGACCGGCGCCATCCTGGCCCGGGAGATGGGGGCCCGAATCAAGGGGCTGCATTTCCCGCTGATCGTGGCCGCCGCATACGGGGGCGAGCTGGTCCGGGGACCGTCGTCGTCGATTCCCCTGGTCATCGCCACGCCGGGCCATTTCATGGAAGACAGCATCGGGATTGTGCCGGTCACCGAGACTTTATACTCGCCCTGGAACATCGCCCTGACCCTGGGCCTGCTGGCGCTGCTGATTGCCTTCTTCATGATGCAGAAACAGCCCGATCGCATCGTGGAGCTGCGTGCCGGCGACGAGCAGCCAGACGATGAGACCCTCGACAAGGCCTCGATGAGCCCGTCCGACCGCCTGGAGAACAGCCGCTGGCCGACGTTCCTGCTGGGTGTGCTGGCGGCCACTTTCCTGGTGGGGCAGGCTATCGACAAGGGCTTCAGCATCAACCTGAACACCATCATCCTGATCTTCCTGGCGTTGGGTCTGCTGCTGCACCGGAGTCCGGCGGCTTACCTGAAAGCGGCGGAAAAGGCGGTCAACGCCGCGCGTGGCATTATCGTGCAGTTCCCTCTGTATGCGGGGATCGCCGGCATGATGACCAGCGCCGGCCTGGTGACGCAGTTCAGTGAGGCGATCATTTCCGTCGCCACGCCGACCAGCTTCCCGATCCTGACCTTCCTGTCTGCGGGCATCGTCAACTTCTTCATTCCATCGGGCGGCGGTCAGTGGGCCATCCAGGGACCGATCATGATGGAAGCGGCGGCCGCCATCGGCGCGGATCCGGCGCAAACCATCATGGCCTTTGCCTGGGGCGATGGCTGGACCAACCAGATCCAGCCCTTCTGGGCTCTGCCGCTGCTGGGCGTGGCGGGGCTCTCGGCTCGCGACATCATGGGCTACCTGCTGATCTGGCTGGTGATCGCCGGCGTCGCGATTGCCGGGACGTTTGTGGCGCTGTCCGTCTACGGCTGA
- a CDS encoding DUF4177 domain-containing protein, with the protein MSEARFKEYKMVHIAEGGCGTLLLGSSGLPLKKIEAELNRLAAEGWQVVFQVLEMKRFWLFWQREAVIVTLGR; encoded by the coding sequence ATGTCTGAAGCCCGTTTCAAGGAATACAAGATGGTCCACATCGCCGAAGGCGGTTGCGGGACGCTGCTGCTCGGGTCTTCCGGTTTGCCGTTGAAGAAAATTGAGGCCGAGCTGAACCGTCTGGCTGCCGAGGGCTGGCAGGTGGTTTTCCAGGTGCTGGAAATGAAGCGGTTTTGGCTGTTCTGGCAGCGTGAAGCGGTCATCGTGACTCTGGGGCGCTGA
- a CDS encoding cation:proton antiporter, which yields MSLFEIIAILLCLSALFSYINARFIGLPNSIAVMAFSLAFSLILLGLKPLGVTGLADWAEQLVGGADLGPTLLNGLLSFLLFAGALHVNLDELADQKWLVALLATVGVVLTTFLVGGAMWYVLQWLGSPLPFIYCLLFGALVAPTDPVAVMAILKSLNAPASLSTKIAGESLFNDGVAVVMFIAILGIAQGRHEASFENIGMLFLHEAVGGLVLGFLLGLLGYHLLKNLDNYQVEVLITVALVAGGYALASRLHTSGPLAVVVAGLMIGNHGRAFAMSKKTEEQLDTFWEMVDEVLNAVLFLLIGLELMIITFELPSLWAGIIAVPLVLLVRFVSAGIPVVALQPFRDFRPNPIKALTWGGLKGGISVALALSLPMSEERDLILPMTYVVVVFSILVQGLTVKRVLRTRG from the coding sequence ATGTCTCTCTTTGAAATCATCGCTATTCTGCTGTGCCTGTCGGCACTGTTCAGCTATATCAATGCCCGTTTCATTGGCTTGCCCAACAGCATTGCTGTCATGGCCTTTTCGCTGGCGTTTTCCCTGATATTGCTCGGGCTGAAACCGTTGGGTGTGACCGGCCTGGCCGACTGGGCCGAGCAACTGGTTGGCGGCGCCGATCTCGGCCCTACCCTGCTCAACGGCCTGCTGAGTTTCCTGCTATTCGCCGGCGCCCTGCACGTGAACCTGGACGAACTCGCCGATCAGAAATGGCTGGTCGCCTTACTGGCCACCGTGGGCGTGGTCCTCACGACGTTCCTGGTAGGCGGGGCGATGTGGTATGTGCTGCAGTGGCTGGGCAGTCCATTGCCCTTCATTTATTGCCTCCTGTTTGGCGCCCTGGTCGCGCCAACCGATCCCGTGGCCGTGATGGCAATCCTCAAATCGCTGAACGCGCCGGCCAGTCTCTCCACCAAAATCGCCGGCGAGTCCCTGTTCAACGATGGCGTCGCGGTCGTGATGTTCATCGCCATTCTGGGGATCGCCCAAGGCCGGCATGAGGCGTCCTTCGAGAACATTGGCATGCTGTTCCTGCATGAAGCCGTCGGCGGCCTCGTGCTGGGCTTCCTGCTGGGGCTGCTGGGCTATCACCTGCTCAAGAACCTGGACAACTATCAGGTTGAAGTCCTCATCACCGTGGCCCTCGTCGCCGGAGGTTACGCCCTGGCCAGTCGGCTGCACACCTCCGGCCCGCTCGCGGTTGTCGTCGCCGGTCTGATGATCGGGAACCACGGACGGGCATTCGCCATGTCCAAGAAGACGGAGGAGCAGCTCGATACCTTCTGGGAAATGGTCGACGAGGTCCTGAACGCGGTCCTGTTCCTGCTGATCGGCCTTGAGCTGATGATCATCACGTTCGAGCTGCCCTCGCTCTGGGCCGGGATCATCGCGGTGCCGCTGGTGCTCCTGGTGCGGTTCGTTTCGGCGGGGATCCCCGTCGTCGCGCTGCAGCCTTTCCGGGACTTCAGGCCCAACCCCATCAAGGCCCTGACCTGGGGCGGCCTGAAAGGCGGCATTTCAGTAGCGCTGGCCCTGTCACTGCCGATGAGCGAGGAACGGGACCTGATCCTGCCGATGACCTACGTGGTCGTGGTGTTTTCAATCCTGGTGCAGGGGCTGACGGTTAAGCGGGTTTTGAGAACGAGAGGATAA
- a CDS encoding ornithine cyclodeaminase family protein, whose product MSLRVIQYEAAVERLSWRDAIDALRAGHRAEKADVDDIFLGPAKGTLLNRAAYLPGQGYGVKAVTVFDENPSHGLDTVQGAMMVFEPEHGALSAIIESRLVTEYKTAGDSVLGAQLLARPDSRHLVIAGAGTLARSLIRAYTVGMPSLERISVWARRPEQAQQLADEMSDHSIEVVAAADLEAAVATADIVSTATMARSPILKGAWVRPGTHVDLIGAYKADMREADDALIADHSLFVDSRDTTLGHIGELKIPIANGVITADDVKGDLYDMIQNGIGRESDQEVTVYKNGGGAHLDTMIGMYIASVMK is encoded by the coding sequence ATGTCCCTGCGCGTTATCCAATACGAAGCCGCTGTCGAACGCTTATCCTGGCGCGATGCCATTGATGCACTGCGTGCGGGGCACCGGGCGGAAAAGGCCGACGTCGACGATATTTTTCTGGGGCCGGCCAAAGGCACGCTGCTGAACCGTGCGGCCTATCTTCCAGGGCAGGGCTATGGTGTGAAGGCGGTGACGGTTTTTGACGAGAACCCGTCCCACGGGCTCGATACCGTCCAGGGTGCCATGATGGTCTTCGAACCCGAGCACGGCGCGTTGAGTGCCATTATCGAAAGTCGCCTGGTCACCGAATACAAAACCGCGGGGGACTCTGTTCTCGGCGCCCAGTTGCTGGCCCGGCCGGACAGTCGCCATCTGGTCATCGCCGGTGCAGGGACGCTGGCGCGCAGCCTGATCCGGGCCTACACCGTGGGGATGCCGTCGCTGGAACGGATCTCGGTGTGGGCGCGCCGGCCCGAACAGGCGCAGCAGCTCGCCGATGAGATGAGCGATCACTCGATCGAAGTCGTGGCCGCTGCGGATCTTGAGGCCGCCGTCGCCACCGCCGATATCGTGTCTACCGCCACCATGGCCCGCAGCCCCATTCTTAAGGGCGCCTGGGTCCGTCCGGGCACCCATGTGGATCTGATCGGCGCCTACAAGGCCGACATGCGTGAAGCCGACGACGCGCTGATCGCCGACCATTCACTGTTCGTGGACAGCCGTGATACGACTCTCGGACACATCGGCGAGCTGAAAATCCCCATCGCTAACGGCGTGATCACGGCGGACGATGTCAAAGGGGATCTGTACGACATGATTCAGAACGGCATCGGTCGTGAGTCCGATCAGGAAGTGACCGTGTACAAGAACGGCGGCGGTGCCCATCTGGACACCATGATCGGGATGTACATTGCGAGCGTCATGAAGTAG
- a CDS encoding GntR family transcriptional regulator, whose protein sequence is MELGQIRQHRLSDNIVEQLETMILEGTLQPGQRLPAERALAERFGVSRPSLREAVQKLVARGLLISRQGGGNYVSESLGSSFSDPLLSLLEGRPEAQRDLLEFRHTLEADCAYYAARRATELDRQQLQSAYDALQACYAREGKATRAEEGAADARFHLAIAEASHNLVLLHTIRGLFDLLKRNVVTNIGGMYALRSETRHMLVAQHRELFDAIMEGRAEDARRIAGEHISYVQDVLEESEEESRRLARAQRREQPGSR, encoded by the coding sequence ATGGAATTGGGGCAGATTCGCCAGCACCGACTCTCCGACAACATCGTCGAGCAGCTGGAAACCATGATTCTGGAAGGCACGCTGCAACCGGGGCAGCGACTGCCCGCCGAGCGTGCGCTGGCCGAGCGGTTTGGCGTCTCGCGACCGTCGCTGCGTGAGGCGGTACAAAAACTCGTGGCCAGGGGGCTGCTGATCAGCCGTCAGGGCGGCGGTAACTACGTCAGCGAGTCGCTGGGCTCGAGCTTTAGCGACCCGTTGCTGAGCCTGCTCGAAGGGCGTCCCGAAGCCCAGCGCGACCTGCTGGAGTTTCGCCATACGCTGGAGGCGGACTGTGCCTACTACGCCGCCCGGCGCGCCACGGAGCTTGACCGTCAGCAATTGCAGTCGGCCTATGACGCGTTGCAGGCCTGCTACGCCCGCGAGGGCAAGGCGACCCGTGCCGAAGAAGGCGCCGCCGATGCGCGCTTCCATCTGGCGATTGCCGAGGCCAGCCACAATCTGGTGCTGCTGCACACCATTCGCGGTCTGTTCGACCTGCTCAAGCGCAATGTGGTGACCAATATCGGCGGCATGTATGCGCTGCGCAGCGAGACCCGGCACATGCTGGTCGCGCAGCATCGGGAACTGTTCGACGCCATCATGGAGGGCCGCGCCGAGGATGCCCGGCGCATCGCCGGCGAGCACATCAGTTACGTGCAGGACGTACTGGAAGAGAGCGAGGAAGAAAGCCGCCGACTGGCCCGCGCCCAACGGCGCGAGCAGCCGGGCAGTCGCTGA
- a CDS encoding L-lactate permease — MSSGFLALMAFTPILLAGVLLIGLRWPARRAMPLVYLLSAGIALFVWDMSFNRVLASTLQGLLVTVGVLWIIFGAIFLLNTLKHSGGITAIRAGFTTISPDRRIQAIIIAWLFGCFIEGASGFGTPAAIAAPLLVAIGFPALAAVLMGMLVQSTPVSFGAVGTPIIVGVNTGLDHAVIGEQLAANGSSWDAYLQLITSQVAIVHALVGTAMPLIMVIMLVRFFGRDKSWRAVVEVLPFALFAGVSMTIPYVLGGIFLGPEFPSLIGGLAGLAIVTTAARFGFLVPKRQWDFAPSEHWPAAWMGSIEMKLDELTARPMSSVRAWLPYLLVGVLLVISRVFPEVTAAFKSVAVSFTDILGETGISAGLQPLYLPGGILVMVVLATFFLHRMKISELGKAASESWGVLLSAGFVLLFTVPMVRILINSGINAGDLPSMPIVMARYVADSVGGIYPLLAPTIGALGAFLAGSNTVSNMMFSQFQFGVASNLGLSTALIVSVQAIGAAAGNMVSIHNVVAASATVGLLGREGTTLRRTVWPTLYYVLATGLIALFAAYVLGVSDPLMAG; from the coding sequence ATGTCTTCCGGTTTTCTTGCCCTGATGGCATTCACCCCGATTCTGCTTGCCGGGGTGCTGCTGATCGGTTTGCGTTGGCCGGCACGCCGTGCCATGCCACTGGTGTATCTGCTCAGCGCAGGCATCGCGCTGTTCGTCTGGGATATGAGTTTCAACCGCGTACTGGCCTCGACCCTGCAGGGGCTGCTGGTGACCGTCGGCGTGTTGTGGATCATCTTCGGCGCCATCTTCCTGCTCAACACGCTCAAGCACTCGGGCGGCATCACGGCCATCCGCGCCGGCTTTACCACCATCAGCCCGGACCGTCGCATCCAGGCAATCATCATCGCCTGGCTGTTCGGCTGCTTTATCGAGGGCGCGTCCGGCTTCGGCACCCCGGCGGCCATTGCCGCGCCGCTGCTGGTGGCCATCGGCTTCCCGGCCCTGGCGGCCGTGCTGATGGGTATGCTGGTACAAAGCACGCCGGTGTCCTTTGGTGCGGTGGGTACGCCGATCATCGTAGGGGTCAACACCGGCCTGGATCACGCGGTCATCGGCGAGCAGCTGGCCGCCAACGGCTCCAGCTGGGACGCCTACCTGCAACTGATCACCAGCCAGGTCGCTATCGTGCATGCGCTGGTCGGCACGGCGATGCCGCTGATCATGGTCATCATGCTGGTGCGCTTCTTCGGCCGGGACAAAAGCTGGCGCGCGGTGGTCGAGGTGCTGCCCTTCGCACTGTTTGCCGGGGTCTCCATGACCATTCCCTATGTGCTGGGCGGCATCTTCCTGGGCCCGGAATTCCCTTCCCTGATCGGCGGCCTGGCCGGGCTGGCGATTGTCACCACCGCCGCGCGTTTCGGCTTCCTGGTGCCCAAGCGCCAGTGGGACTTTGCCCCGAGCGAGCATTGGCCGGCGGCCTGGATGGGCTCAATCGAGATGAAGCTGGACGAACTCACCGCCCGCCCCATGAGCAGCGTGCGCGCCTGGTTGCCCTACTTGCTGGTGGGGGTGCTGCTGGTCATCAGCCGGGTGTTCCCGGAGGTCACCGCCGCATTCAAGTCGGTGGCCGTCAGCTTCACCGACATTCTGGGCGAGACGGGTATCAGCGCCGGCCTCCAGCCGCTGTACCTGCCGGGCGGTATCCTGGTCATGGTGGTGCTGGCCACTTTCTTCCTGCACCGCATGAAAATCAGCGAGCTGGGCAAAGCGGCGAGTGAATCCTGGGGCGTGCTGCTGAGCGCGGGCTTCGTGCTGTTGTTTACCGTGCCGATGGTGCGCATCCTGATCAACTCCGGCATCAACGCGGGCGACCTGCCCAGCATGCCGATTGTCATGGCGCGCTACGTTGCCGACAGCGTCGGCGGCATCTACCCGCTGCTGGCGCCAACCATCGGCGCACTGGGTGCTTTTCTGGCCGGTTCCAACACCGTCTCCAACATGATGTTCAGCCAGTTCCAGTTCGGCGTCGCGAGCAACCTGGGGCTGTCCACCGCGTTGATCGTGTCGGTGCAGGCCATCGGCGCCGCAGCCGGCAACATGGTGTCCATCCACAACGTGGTGGCGGCCTCGGCCACGGTGGGCCTGCTGGGGCGCGAAGGGACCACGCTGCGCCGCACCGTCTGGCCGACCCTTTACTATGTGCTGGCAACGGGCCTGATTGCGCTCTTCGCCGCCTATGTGCTGGGCGTCAGCGATCCGCTGATGGCCGGCTGA
- a CDS encoding GatB/YqeY domain-containing protein yields the protein MSAPSLKETLAGAVKEAMRNKDKDRLVTLRMAQAAIKQIEIDERRDLSDDEVLKVLDKMLKQRRDAASQYDDAGRQELADKERAEMVIIEEFMPAALTDDELDGLIREAISTADAQGMQDMGKVMNALRPQVTGRVDMGHLSQKVRAALAG from the coding sequence ATGTCTGCCCCATCCCTCAAGGAAACACTGGCCGGAGCCGTCAAGGAGGCGATGCGCAACAAGGACAAGGACCGGTTGGTCACCCTGCGCATGGCCCAGGCCGCGATCAAGCAGATCGAGATCGATGAACGCCGCGATCTCAGCGACGACGAAGTGCTGAAGGTGCTGGACAAGATGCTGAAGCAGCGTCGCGATGCCGCCAGTCAGTACGACGACGCCGGTCGCCAGGAGCTGGCCGACAAGGAACGGGCGGAGATGGTCATCATCGAGGAATTCATGCCCGCCGCCCTCACCGACGACGAGCTGGACGGCCTCATCCGCGAGGCGATCAGCACCGCCGATGCCCAGGGCATGCAGGACATGGGCAAAGTCATGAACGCCCTGCGCCCGCAGGTCACCGGCCGGGTGGACATGGGCCACCTGAGCCAGAAAGTGCGGGCGGCGCTGGCGGGATAG
- the yidD gene encoding membrane protein insertion efficiency factor YidD: MIGKFLALRAIGFYRRTGGGSRWFGIDCNFEPTCSAYAETAIERFGLFRGLPLVLGRLKRCNRSDCICKCIEPVPRSLSNAETE, from the coding sequence TTGATCGGCAAGTTCCTTGCCCTCCGGGCCATCGGTTTTTACCGGCGTACAGGCGGTGGAAGCCGATGGTTCGGGATTGACTGCAATTTCGAGCCGACCTGCTCGGCCTACGCTGAGACGGCGATTGAGCGGTTTGGGCTGTTCCGGGGACTGCCGTTGGTCCTGGGGCGCTTGAAGCGATGCAATCGGAGCGACTGCATCTGCAAATGCATTGAGCCGGTACCACGGAGCCTGTCGAATGCTGAAACAGAGTGA
- a CDS encoding metallophosphoesterase family protein, whose translation MRIGVIADTHSKMRPEALEALQGSDVILHAGDVGRDDVLEALENIAPVVAIRGNIDKTGRAADLPDVLELDFLGHAFYMLHDVKTLDLDPRDRYRVVIAGHSHKPRNEWIDGVLYFNPGGAGPRRFTLPITVGRLEVTADDVVGDIIDLAV comes from the coding sequence ATGCGAATTGGCGTTATCGCGGACACCCACAGCAAAATGCGTCCCGAAGCCCTGGAGGCTCTGCAAGGCTCGGACGTGATTCTTCACGCCGGCGACGTGGGTCGGGATGACGTTCTGGAAGCACTGGAGAACATCGCGCCGGTGGTGGCGATTCGCGGCAATATCGACAAGACCGGCCGCGCCGCGGATCTGCCCGATGTGCTGGAACTGGATTTCCTCGGGCACGCGTTCTACATGCTCCACGACGTCAAAACCCTCGACCTGGACCCACGCGACCGTTATCGCGTAGTGATTGCCGGCCACTCCCACAAGCCGCGTAACGAGTGGATCGACGGTGTACTCTATTTCAATCCCGGCGGCGCCGGGCCCCGGCGATTTACGCTGCCGATTACGGTGGGGCGGTTGGAGGTGACGGCAGATGACGTCGTTGGGGACATCATCGACCTGGCGGTCTGA
- a CDS encoding TM2 domain-containing protein, with product MLKQSDVDSEEERLRNLAGKLPDESRKALFGELRGQIKDPDTYAVLNWFFPIGIHHLYLRRWFSALADIGLIAIGIVLLVLDFLWAGVILIGVVSAWELWALFRSQIIVQDWNNQAYRSLLEKYGA from the coding sequence ATGCTGAAACAGAGTGATGTTGATTCAGAAGAGGAACGGTTGCGAAACCTCGCCGGCAAGCTGCCAGACGAAAGCCGGAAGGCCCTGTTTGGCGAACTCCGGGGGCAGATAAAAGATCCCGATACCTACGCCGTGCTGAACTGGTTTTTCCCCATCGGAATCCATCATCTTTATCTCAGAAGATGGTTCAGTGCGCTGGCGGATATCGGGCTGATCGCTATCGGCATCGTATTGCTGGTGCTGGATTTTCTTTGGGCCGGCGTCATTCTGATTGGTGTGGTTTCCGCCTGGGAGCTGTGGGCCCTGTTCAGGTCGCAGATTATCGTCCAGGACTGGAATAACCAGGCCTATCGATCCCTTCTTGAGAAGTATGGCGCGTAG
- a CDS encoding SET domain-containing protein-lysine N-methyltransferase, producing the protein MFSDVIDNIRYTRIASSTIHGHGLFCITDLEAGLAIAELDGQVVPWSLHETQHLTSEWNALPGNRLLVRPYKTRYFYINHARTPNLKLERLGDNRIRIVTLRFIREGEELTLDYRSEPLPDDYLSGHGATYL; encoded by the coding sequence TTGTTTTCGGACGTTATCGATAACATCAGATACACGCGCATCGCATCCAGCACCATTCATGGTCACGGTCTGTTCTGTATCACAGATCTCGAAGCCGGACTGGCGATCGCGGAGCTGGACGGCCAGGTGGTTCCCTGGTCGCTGCACGAAACACAACACCTGACAAGCGAATGGAATGCGCTGCCGGGCAACCGCCTTTTAGTCCGCCCCTATAAAACCAGGTACTTCTACATCAATCACGCTCGTACGCCTAACCTTAAGCTGGAACGGCTAGGTGACAACCGGATCCGGATCGTCACGCTGCGCTTTATCCGGGAGGGAGAAGAGCTAACGCTGGACTACCGAAGCGAACCACTTCCCGACGATTACCTGAGCGGACACGGTGCAACGTACCTATGA